One genomic segment of Streptomyces sp. NBC_00239 includes these proteins:
- a CDS encoding methyl-accepting chemotaxis protein — MPVGALATAPEVAQQLRNLAGRPGLGSRRDELTSLADALQGLGGGDIDPWTDLDLLQAYARPESLSALDAAPPEAAWWSRLETFIGALVFVPLLVTWLGLTRATSAYEALVGADPKAAARPFLQLWQSGFEGRLTGAFTFGHVALFASLTILLLLVLVTVHGVRRAKNERRADEVQRIADGLLAELVPVLTRAQLLLNERRLSSPQRFAAELAGAAVTLGKLGDKALKVHTRLDAAASAVETAVQSAEERIKHVESAVRPLELAVGRVEAAVVGNASDIEQAVASLAGPLEKNGERLESAVSDSGVMVRQALEDVRAVNGEVRDAVSSAGDRVEDSVSVLAAAQRSFTTSTELATDISVQVLSRLGEVTDRTAEAVTTSQQAVLRLDEQTGALREAAERFAALADALAGALAAVPVPRAGGGPESGPYAGGSGPYPGGTGSHDDRTVRYDRLPDPYDPYDDQPGRHGRESGPEDRHPEPQDRPPVPEQAPAARNAPVALDKAAPRDAVPPRGPSRADPRNGRPGRGPQPPSDAR, encoded by the coding sequence ATGCCCGTAGGGGCACTGGCGACAGCACCCGAGGTCGCCCAACAGCTCAGGAACCTGGCCGGCCGCCCGGGACTCGGATCCCGGCGCGACGAGCTCACATCACTCGCGGACGCACTCCAGGGACTCGGCGGCGGGGACATCGACCCCTGGACCGATCTCGACCTGCTCCAGGCCTACGCGCGGCCCGAGAGCCTCAGCGCGCTGGACGCCGCCCCGCCCGAGGCGGCCTGGTGGTCCCGGCTGGAGACCTTCATAGGCGCCCTGGTCTTCGTGCCGCTGCTGGTCACCTGGCTCGGCCTGACACGGGCCACCAGCGCGTACGAAGCCCTGGTCGGCGCCGATCCGAAGGCCGCCGCCCGGCCCTTCCTCCAACTGTGGCAGTCCGGCTTCGAGGGCCGGCTGACCGGCGCCTTCACCTTCGGCCACGTGGCGCTCTTCGCCAGCCTCACCATCCTCCTGCTGCTCGTCCTCGTGACCGTGCACGGGGTGCGCCGGGCGAAGAACGAGCGCCGGGCCGACGAGGTCCAGCGCATCGCCGACGGCCTGCTCGCCGAGCTGGTCCCCGTCCTCACCCGGGCCCAACTGCTGCTCAACGAGCGGCGGCTGTCCTCCCCGCAGCGGTTCGCCGCCGAACTCGCCGGCGCCGCCGTCACCCTCGGCAAGCTGGGCGACAAGGCGCTCAAGGTGCACACGCGGCTGGACGCGGCGGCGAGCGCCGTGGAGACCGCCGTGCAGAGCGCCGAGGAGCGCATCAAGCACGTGGAGTCCGCGGTCCGCCCGCTGGAACTGGCCGTCGGCCGGGTGGAGGCCGCCGTCGTCGGCAACGCCTCCGACATCGAGCAGGCCGTGGCCTCGCTCGCCGGCCCGCTGGAGAAGAACGGCGAGCGGCTCGAATCCGCGGTGAGCGACAGCGGGGTGATGGTCCGCCAGGCCCTTGAGGACGTGCGCGCCGTCAACGGCGAGGTGCGCGACGCGGTGTCCTCGGCGGGCGACCGGGTCGAGGACTCGGTGTCCGTCCTGGCCGCCGCCCAGCGCTCGTTCACCACCAGCACCGAACTCGCCACCGACATCTCGGTGCAGGTCCTGTCCCGGCTCGGCGAGGTCACCGACCGCACCGCCGAGGCCGTGACCACCTCGCAGCAGGCCGTGCTCCGGCTCGACGAGCAGACCGGCGCGCTGCGCGAGGCCGCCGAGCGTTTCGCCGCGCTGGCCGACGCCCTCGCCGGGGCCCTGGCCGCCGTGCCCGTACCGCGAGCCGGCGGCGGCCCGGAGTCCGGCCCGTACGCCGGAGGCAGCGGCCCGTACCCCGGAGGTACCGGCTCGCACGACGACCGGACGGTCCGGTACGACCGCCTGCCCGACCCGTACGACCCGTACGACGACCAGCCCGGCCGCCACGGCCGCGAGTCCGGACCGGAGGACCGGCATCCCGAGCCGCAGGACCGGCCGCCCGTGCCGGAGCAGGCGCCCGCGGCGCGCAACGCGCCCGTGGCCCTCGACAAGGCGGCCCCCCGGGACGCCGTACCGCCCCGCGGCCCCTCGCGCGCCGACCCCCGCAACGGTCGGCCCGGCCGCGGCCCGCAGCCGCCGTCGGACGCGCGATGA
- a CDS encoding vWA domain-containing protein yields the protein MQILPFYLVCDESGSMVGDPLDSINSALPELHKEISTNPTVADKTRFALIGFSDTATVLQSLVDLSDIDSLPALAAGGLTAYGEAFRTLLRSIETDVDALKAQGHEVYRPVVFFLSDGGPTDEGWADAHKELTEARYRPNIIAFGIGEADRATIGHVANFRAFMQEDTSVSPAAALREFAASLTRSIVRSANSMAADGGGGFNLAVDDTVPGFTTVSLDKL from the coding sequence GTGCAGATCCTTCCTTTCTACCTGGTGTGCGACGAGTCGGGGTCCATGGTCGGAGACCCGCTCGACAGCATCAACAGTGCGCTCCCCGAACTCCACAAAGAGATCAGTACCAACCCGACCGTCGCCGACAAGACCAGGTTCGCGCTGATCGGCTTCTCCGACACCGCCACCGTGCTCCAGTCGCTGGTCGACCTCAGCGACATCGACTCGCTGCCCGCCCTCGCGGCCGGCGGCCTCACCGCGTACGGCGAGGCCTTCCGCACGCTGCTGCGCAGCATCGAGACCGACGTGGACGCGCTCAAGGCGCAGGGCCACGAGGTGTACCGGCCCGTCGTCTTCTTCCTCTCCGACGGCGGCCCCACCGACGAGGGCTGGGCGGACGCCCACAAGGAACTCACCGAGGCCCGCTACCGGCCGAACATCATCGCGTTCGGCATCGGCGAGGCCGACCGGGCGACCATCGGGCACGTCGCGAACTTCCGGGCGTTCATGCAGGAGGACACGAGCGTGTCCCCGGCCGCCGCGCTGCGCGAGTTCGCCGCGAGCCTCACCCGCTCCATCGTCCGCTCCGCCAACAGCATGGCGGCGGACGGCGGCGGGGGCTTCAACCTGGCCGTGGACGACACCGTGCCCGGCTTCACGACCGTATCGCTCGACAAGCTCTGA
- a CDS encoding protein phosphatase 2C domain-containing protein: MHQEMSPDGSHRAPAPDALDEVYYSLPTTRPEHRPGYRPDPGPAHGSGPGAAHGSGHRPEPDPAQGPGYGPKSGPAHGSVHGSGPAHGSGHRPESGRAQEPGHRREYDPASDPVPAPAPAPLWEAADRGRDPRSAEPPASAPPYEVAPFEVPDYDVPPFPGPSTYDEPVRRSVPLRPPAPEPPAPAGPADRGGPHGPGTPHGHDAPGDQTAHPAPADRGDRGGRTTSPAPADRAGSAGPAAEQEHPARDPDPAEPGAPAPADPRQQPATTTGSGTATTGTGTGSGTTTATDTGTAPDPAVQTAPLLGAPWFSGPKPPLYAPEPRAAVSVRGDADAALVPDLVVDGATHGPLTVRAASVRGDSHRYHGEPRQDSLCVALLGEAEPARAGNPAPGLLLLAVADGVGSARRSHVGSQAVCRDLAEALDRHADELAQCVRDHDELALTALVNSALGTVGERLAQRAAAAGDRPEDYATTLRVLLVPLDPHVRGRGFFAVGDGGVALLREGRWYLDVDVPADAAPGGDGGGIIDTRTAALPTTRHTQARILGPALPGDLFVLCTDGLSTPLAGDPGIREFLADNWGPHTHIPGPVDYLWQLQYRVKSYDDDRTAVCLWEGP; encoded by the coding sequence ATGCACCAGGAGATGAGCCCCGACGGCTCCCACCGCGCCCCGGCGCCGGACGCACTGGACGAGGTCTACTACAGCCTCCCCACCACCCGCCCCGAACACCGCCCCGGCTACCGCCCGGACCCCGGCCCCGCCCACGGGTCCGGTCCAGGGGCCGCCCACGGGTCCGGCCACCGCCCGGAGCCCGACCCCGCGCAGGGGCCCGGCTACGGCCCGAAGTCCGGCCCCGCTCACGGATCAGTCCACGGGTCCGGCCCCGCCCACGGGTCCGGCCACCGCCCGGAGTCCGGCCGCGCGCAGGAGCCCGGCCACCGCCGTGAGTACGACCCCGCGTCGGATCCCGTACCGGCCCCTGCCCCGGCCCCGCTGTGGGAGGCCGCCGACCGCGGGCGCGACCCGCGGTCGGCCGAACCGCCCGCGTCGGCGCCCCCGTACGAGGTGGCGCCCTTCGAGGTGCCCGACTACGACGTGCCGCCCTTCCCCGGGCCCTCGACGTACGACGAGCCCGTCCGGCGTTCCGTACCGCTGCGCCCGCCCGCGCCGGAACCGCCCGCCCCCGCCGGCCCGGCCGACCGCGGCGGTCCCCACGGCCCCGGCACCCCACACGGCCATGACGCCCCCGGCGACCAGACCGCGCACCCCGCCCCGGCGGACCGGGGCGACCGGGGCGGCCGGACCACCTCGCCCGCCCCGGCCGATCGGGCGGGATCAGCCGGGCCCGCGGCCGAGCAGGAGCACCCCGCACGGGATCCCGACCCCGCCGAACCCGGCGCCCCCGCCCCGGCGGACCCCCGACAGCAGCCCGCCACCACCACCGGCAGCGGCACCGCCACCACCGGCACCGGCACCGGCAGCGGCACCACCACCGCCACGGACACCGGCACCGCGCCCGATCCCGCCGTGCAGACCGCCCCGCTCCTCGGCGCGCCCTGGTTCAGCGGTCCCAAGCCCCCGCTGTACGCGCCGGAGCCCCGCGCCGCCGTGTCCGTACGCGGGGACGCCGACGCCGCGCTCGTCCCCGACCTGGTCGTCGACGGCGCGACCCACGGCCCGCTGACCGTCCGGGCCGCCTCCGTGCGCGGCGACTCGCACCGCTACCACGGCGAGCCCCGCCAGGACTCCCTCTGCGTGGCCCTGCTCGGCGAGGCCGAACCGGCCCGCGCCGGGAATCCCGCCCCCGGCCTGCTGCTGCTCGCCGTCGCCGACGGCGTCGGCTCGGCCCGCCGCTCCCACGTGGGCTCCCAGGCGGTCTGCCGCGACCTCGCCGAGGCGCTCGACCGGCACGCCGACGAGCTCGCCCAGTGCGTACGGGACCACGACGAGCTGGCGCTCACCGCGCTGGTCAACTCCGCCCTCGGCACCGTGGGCGAGCGGCTCGCGCAGCGCGCCGCCGCGGCCGGCGACCGGCCAGAGGACTACGCCACCACCCTGCGCGTGCTCCTGGTCCCGCTGGACCCGCACGTGCGCGGCCGCGGGTTCTTCGCGGTCGGCGACGGCGGCGTGGCCCTGCTCCGCGAGGGCCGGTGGTACCTGGACGTGGACGTCCCCGCGGACGCCGCCCCGGGCGGCGACGGCGGCGGGATCATCGACACCCGGACCGCGGCCCTGCCCACCACCCGCCACACCCAGGCCCGGATCCTCGGGCCGGCGCTCCCCGGCGACCTGTTCGTGCTGTGCACCGACGGGCTGTCCACCCCGCTCGCCGGCGACCCCGGGATCCGCGAGTTCCTGGCCGACAACTGGGGCCCGCACACCCACATCCCCGGCCCGGTCGACTACCTGTGGCAGCTCCAGTACCGCGTGAAGTCGTACGACGACGACCGCACCGCGGTCTGTCTGTGGGAGGGCCCGTGA
- a CDS encoding LCP family protein, which translates to MNDWPEGWNENRGDRHGRGSAHPQPEGARSMRHVQRQQPPRPQRPAGPPPSGYGVPPQQAQQHDTFAGYDSGYNTGQVYGTPGGQGGPGGPGGHPAGPPAPPSARPGRPPQPAPDWRKRIKVGSIVLASVLVVTTVGTYFWADSKVRREVDLSKVIERPEDDDCTTYLIVGSDSREGMSAEEKKKLHTGSAEGKRTDSMMILATCSGGTSMISLPRDSDVEIPSFVGSESGKKYPGKGMRTKLNAAYAMDGPELLVRTVEYNTGLRIDHYAEIGFAGFANIVDALGGVEMDIPKAFKDKKSGADFQAGEQTLNGEQALAFVRTRYAFAGSDLDRTKNQQKFLAALAHQAATPGTILNPFALYPTLGAGLDTLIVDEDMGLFDLGEMFFAMKGISGGEGTSMNIPISGSRGGNLVWDKAKVRQLVKQIQDDEKVTVTGN; encoded by the coding sequence ATGAATGACTGGCCCGAAGGCTGGAACGAGAACCGCGGCGACCGGCACGGCCGCGGCAGCGCACACCCGCAGCCCGAGGGCGCACGGTCGATGCGGCACGTCCAGCGTCAGCAGCCCCCGCGCCCGCAGCGCCCGGCCGGCCCGCCGCCGTCCGGTTACGGGGTGCCTCCGCAGCAGGCACAGCAGCACGACACCTTCGCCGGGTACGACAGCGGATACAACACGGGCCAGGTCTACGGCACCCCCGGCGGCCAGGGCGGTCCCGGCGGGCCCGGCGGACACCCGGCCGGTCCGCCCGCGCCGCCGTCGGCGCGCCCGGGGCGGCCTCCGCAGCCCGCGCCGGACTGGCGCAAGCGGATCAAGGTCGGCTCGATCGTGCTGGCGTCGGTGCTGGTCGTCACGACCGTCGGCACGTACTTCTGGGCCGACTCGAAGGTCCGGCGCGAGGTGGACCTGTCGAAGGTCATCGAGCGCCCGGAGGACGACGACTGCACGACGTACCTGATCGTCGGCTCGGACAGCCGCGAGGGCATGTCCGCCGAGGAGAAGAAGAAGCTGCACACGGGCTCGGCCGAGGGCAAGCGGACCGACTCGATGATGATCCTCGCCACCTGCTCCGGCGGCACGTCGATGATCTCGCTGCCGCGCGACTCGGACGTGGAGATCCCGTCCTTCGTCGGCTCCGAATCCGGCAAGAAGTACCCGGGCAAGGGGATGCGCACCAAGCTGAACGCCGCGTACGCGATGGACGGCCCCGAGCTGCTGGTCCGCACGGTCGAGTACAACACCGGCCTGCGCATCGACCACTACGCCGAGATCGGCTTCGCGGGCTTCGCGAACATCGTGGACGCGCTCGGCGGCGTCGAGATGGACATCCCGAAGGCCTTCAAGGACAAGAAGTCCGGCGCCGACTTCCAGGCCGGCGAGCAGACCCTCAACGGCGAGCAGGCGCTGGCCTTCGTCCGTACCCGCTACGCCTTCGCGGGCAGCGATCTGGACCGTACGAAGAACCAGCAGAAGTTCCTGGCGGCGCTGGCCCACCAGGCGGCGACGCCGGGCACGATCCTCAACCCCTTCGCGCTGTACCCGACGCTGGGCGCCGGTCTGGACACGCTGATCGTGGACGAGGACATGGGCCTGTTCGACCTGGGCGAGATGTTCTTCGCGATGAAGGGCATCAGCGGCGGCGAGGGCACCTCGATGAACATCCCGATCTCGGGCAGCCGCGGCGGCAACCTGGTCTGGGACAAGGCGAAGGTGCGGCAGCTGGTCAAGCAGATCCAGGACGACGAGAAGGTCACCGTCACCGGCAACTAG
- a CDS encoding acyl-CoA thioesterase, translating to MTEIPGDLQGKPTSASRTTLSHIMTSHDTNLLGTVHGGVIMKLVDDAAGAVAGRHSGGPAVTASMDEMAFLAPVRVGDLVHVKAQCNWTGRSSMEIGVRVLAERWNESTPATQVGSAYLVFAAVDAEGKPRTVPPVLPETDQDKRRYQEAMIRRTHRLAKRRAILDLRERRAAEGLDD from the coding sequence ATGACTGAAATACCCGGTGACCTCCAGGGCAAGCCGACCTCGGCTTCCCGGACCACGCTGAGCCACATCATGACGAGCCACGACACCAACCTGCTGGGGACGGTGCACGGTGGCGTGATCATGAAGCTCGTGGACGACGCGGCGGGCGCGGTGGCCGGGCGGCACTCGGGCGGGCCCGCCGTCACCGCCTCCATGGACGAGATGGCCTTCCTGGCACCGGTCCGCGTCGGCGACCTCGTGCACGTCAAGGCCCAGTGCAACTGGACCGGCCGCTCCTCGATGGAGATCGGCGTCCGGGTGCTCGCCGAGCGCTGGAACGAGTCCACGCCCGCCACCCAGGTCGGCAGCGCCTACCTCGTCTTCGCGGCCGTGGACGCCGAGGGCAAGCCCCGCACGGTTCCGCCGGTCCTCCCGGAGACCGACCAGGACAAGCGCCGCTACCAGGAGGCGATGATCCGCCGCACCCACCGCCTGGCCAAGCGCCGCGCGATCCTGGACCTCCGCGAGCGCCGCGCGGCCGAGGGCCTCGACGACTAG
- a CDS encoding LCP family protein, whose product MPHPHRSPTPRPPRHPRRGGPARRGDRPRWGVRLAAGLAMAVLGSGAVGHAVMTGLDTGIERVDPFKDMKNRPQAGHGLNFLLVGTDGRDKIDRDDKREYRLGGTPCHCTDTIMLVHVSADRERASVVSLPRDSYAEVPAHTEQSSGRHHGPHPVKLNAAYAEGGPNLTVRTVENMTRVKIDHYLEVDFTSFMKTVDAMGGVEICTAKAMRDSYTGLDLLPGTHKLTGGQALQYVRSRHIDGAADLGRMQRQQRFLAALVKQATTSGVLLNPVKFKEVSSTLLGSVRADKNFGSEQMLALGQAMREFTPSSSEFASVPIAAGGSRVPRLGSVVRWDGPKAARLFEALRDDKPLAPARPKRTEPAVLVDVAPQQIRVHVENGTRIDGLGGRVDKALRATGFLTSQAPSAGASRDVRRTVVAYDPRWDRSARTLAAALPGSELRAVAGLGPTLRVTAGSEYRKVVRVQAEDPYQGEFGVVTGDQVTCGAG is encoded by the coding sequence GTGCCCCACCCGCACCGCTCCCCCACTCCCCGGCCGCCGCGACACCCCCGGCGCGGCGGTCCGGCCCGGCGCGGCGACCGGCCGCGCTGGGGGGTGCGGCTGGCGGCCGGGCTGGCGATGGCCGTGCTCGGCTCGGGGGCGGTCGGCCACGCCGTGATGACGGGCCTGGACACCGGGATCGAACGGGTCGACCCGTTCAAGGACATGAAGAACCGGCCGCAGGCGGGGCACGGCCTGAACTTCCTGCTCGTCGGCACCGACGGCCGCGACAAGATCGACCGGGACGACAAGCGGGAGTACCGGCTCGGCGGCACCCCCTGCCACTGCACCGACACGATCATGCTGGTGCACGTCTCCGCGGACCGGGAGCGGGCCAGCGTGGTCAGCCTGCCGCGGGACAGCTACGCCGAGGTGCCCGCGCACACCGAGCAGTCCAGCGGCAGGCACCACGGGCCGCACCCGGTGAAGCTGAACGCGGCCTACGCGGAGGGCGGGCCCAACCTGACCGTGCGGACCGTCGAGAACATGACCCGGGTGAAGATCGACCACTACCTGGAGGTCGACTTCACCAGCTTCATGAAGACGGTCGACGCGATGGGCGGGGTCGAGATCTGCACGGCCAAGGCGATGCGCGACTCGTACACGGGCCTGGACCTGCTGCCCGGCACCCACAAGCTGACCGGCGGGCAGGCCTTGCAGTACGTACGGTCCCGGCACATCGACGGGGCCGCGGACCTGGGGCGGATGCAGCGCCAGCAGCGCTTCCTGGCGGCGCTGGTCAAGCAGGCGACGACCAGCGGGGTGCTGCTCAACCCGGTCAAGTTCAAGGAGGTCAGCTCGACCCTGCTGGGGTCGGTGCGGGCCGACAAGAACTTCGGGTCGGAGCAGATGCTCGCGCTCGGGCAGGCGATGCGGGAGTTCACCCCGTCGTCGTCGGAGTTCGCGTCGGTGCCGATCGCCGCGGGCGGCTCCCGGGTGCCGCGGCTGGGTTCGGTGGTGCGCTGGGACGGGCCGAAGGCGGCCCGGCTGTTCGAGGCGCTGCGCGACGACAAGCCGCTCGCGCCGGCCCGGCCCAAGCGCACCGAGCCCGCCGTCCTGGTGGACGTGGCACCGCAGCAGATCCGGGTGCACGTCGAGAACGGCACCCGGATCGACGGGCTCGGCGGCCGGGTCGACAAGGCGCTGCGGGCCACCGGCTTCCTCACCTCGCAGGCTCCGAGCGCCGGGGCGAGCCGGGACGTGCGGCGCACGGTGGTGGCGTACGACCCGCGCTGGGACCGCTCGGCGCGGACCCTGGCCGCGGCCCTGCCGGGCTCGGAGCTGCGGGCGGTGGCGGGGCTGGGGCCGACCCTGCGGGTGACGGCCGGCTCGGAGTACCGCAAGGTCGTCCGGGTGCAGGCGGAGGACCCCTACCAGGGCGAATTCGGGGTCGTCACCGGCGACCAGGTGACCTGCGGGGCCGGCTGA
- a CDS encoding glycosyltransferase family 2 protein — MPTQQPAVSVIMPVLNEERHLRDSVHHILAQEYAGEMEVVIALGPSTDRTDEIAAELVRETAAHGRARVHTVPNPTGRTPAALNAAIKASRHPIVVRVDGHGMLSPDYIATAVRLLEETGAQNVGGIMHAEGENAWEDAVAAAMTSKIGVGNAAFHTGGQAGPAETVYLGVFRREALEQQDGYNVEFIRAQDWELNFRIREAGGLIWFSPELKVQYRPRPSVRALAKQYKDYGRWRHVVARYHRGSINLRYLAPPTAVVAIAAGLVAGALVTPWALLVPGGYLAAITAGSVPAGKGLPLKARLQIPVALATMHMCWGYGFLTSPRSLARKVIASRRPSVRTADATADAR; from the coding sequence ATGCCCACCCAGCAGCCCGCAGTCTCGGTGATCATGCCGGTGCTCAACGAGGAGCGCCACCTGCGCGACTCCGTCCACCACATCCTCGCCCAGGAGTACGCCGGCGAGATGGAGGTGGTGATCGCCCTCGGCCCCTCCACGGACCGCACCGACGAGATCGCCGCCGAGCTCGTGCGCGAGACCGCGGCGCACGGACGCGCGCGCGTCCACACCGTGCCGAACCCCACCGGCCGCACCCCCGCCGCCCTGAACGCCGCCATCAAGGCGTCCCGCCACCCGATCGTGGTGCGCGTCGACGGGCACGGCATGCTCTCCCCGGACTACATCGCCACCGCCGTGCGCCTCCTGGAGGAGACCGGCGCGCAGAACGTCGGCGGCATCATGCACGCCGAGGGCGAGAACGCCTGGGAGGACGCCGTCGCCGCGGCCATGACCTCGAAGATCGGCGTCGGCAACGCGGCCTTCCACACCGGCGGCCAGGCCGGCCCCGCCGAGACCGTCTACCTGGGCGTGTTCCGGCGCGAGGCGCTGGAGCAGCAGGACGGCTACAACGTGGAGTTCATCCGCGCCCAGGACTGGGAGCTGAACTTCCGGATCCGCGAGGCCGGCGGGCTCATCTGGTTCTCGCCCGAGCTGAAGGTCCAGTACCGGCCGCGGCCGAGCGTGCGCGCCCTGGCCAAGCAGTACAAGGACTACGGCCGTTGGCGGCACGTGGTGGCGCGCTACCACCGCGGCTCCATCAACCTGCGCTACCTGGCCCCGCCGACCGCCGTGGTGGCGATCGCGGCCGGCCTGGTCGCCGGTGCGCTGGTCACCCCCTGGGCGCTGCTCGTGCCCGGCGGCTACCTCGCGGCCATCACGGCCGGCTCCGTCCCGGCCGGCAAGGGACTCCCGCTGAAGGCCCGGCTGCAGATCCCGGTCGCCCTGGCGACCATGCACATGTGCTGGGGCTACGGCTTCCTGACCAGCCCGCGCTCGCTCGCCCGCAAGGTCATCGCCTCCCGGCGGCCGTCGGTGCGCACCGCGGACGCGACCGCCGACGCGCGCTAG
- a CDS encoding LCP family protein — MRQSSVRGEGASTEAPDGIAGADAGADASAAIAGGRDGGRGKAAGTGRPGAGTRRRSPGRTGGPGGPSGPRGRARTRRRGPRRVLRWISTGLAFLVLATAGAGYLYYRHLNDGIQTDALNLGDGKLGASRPNAFGQVPLNILLIGSDARDDKANQDLGGARDTFGGTPLADVQMLVHVSADRSNMSVISMPRDTLLKLPKCTDTDGKVYEATAGYRLTNESLGRGGPGCTVATWQELTGIPIDHFMMIDFKGVVSMADAIGGVPVCVQDNVFSRDSEGHGSGLKLTKGETKIQGVQALQWLRTRYGFEDGTDLARTHAQHMYMNSMAREFRANANLRNPLKLHSLAEAAIGAMVVDSGLDRIDKLFDLSMELKKVPTGRITMTTMPWVYSDRLEGKVEPKEGDAQKLFAMVRDDIPLDGKGPAKGATAKPAPTPTPTASAVTDPAASPDRIPVMVRNATAGKQGEAKTQGRADAVAALLNGKGFTKALADGQEAAEDTTVIRYAGLDQAGDALAVATALGLPATAVQRSTDVSGVTLFVGKDWRTGDRPAAPGSATGAAAEPPPTVAPDSARPLNGDDSGACMEVQKGFTW, encoded by the coding sequence GTGAGGCAGAGCAGCGTGCGGGGGGAGGGTGCGTCCACGGAGGCGCCTGACGGCATAGCGGGCGCGGACGCGGGCGCCGACGCGTCCGCGGCGATAGCCGGCGGCCGCGACGGCGGCCGTGGCAAAGCCGCCGGCACGGGCCGTCCCGGTGCCGGCACCCGCCGGCGCTCCCCCGGCCGTACGGGCGGCCCCGGCGGCCCCTCCGGCCCCCGCGGCCGGGCCCGTACCCGCCGCCGCGGCCCGCGCCGGGTGCTGCGCTGGATATCCACCGGCCTCGCCTTCCTGGTGCTGGCCACGGCCGGCGCCGGCTACCTGTACTACCGCCACCTCAACGACGGCATCCAGACGGACGCGCTGAACCTCGGCGACGGCAAGCTGGGCGCCTCGCGGCCGAACGCCTTCGGCCAAGTCCCGCTGAACATCCTGCTGATCGGCTCCGACGCCCGCGACGACAAGGCCAACCAGGACCTCGGCGGCGCCCGCGACACCTTCGGCGGCACCCCGCTGGCCGACGTACAGATGCTGGTGCACGTCTCGGCCGACCGCAGCAACATGTCCGTCATCAGCATGCCGCGCGACACCCTGCTCAAGCTGCCCAAGTGCACCGACACCGACGGCAAGGTGTACGAGGCGACCGCCGGCTACCGCCTGACGAACGAGTCGCTCGGGCGCGGCGGACCCGGCTGCACGGTGGCCACCTGGCAGGAGCTCACCGGCATCCCGATCGACCACTTCATGATGATCGACTTCAAGGGCGTGGTGTCGATGGCCGACGCCATCGGCGGCGTCCCGGTCTGCGTCCAGGACAACGTCTTCTCGCGCGACAGCGAGGGCCACGGCTCGGGCCTCAAGCTCACCAAGGGCGAGACCAAGATCCAGGGGGTGCAGGCCCTCCAGTGGCTGCGGACCCGGTACGGCTTCGAGGACGGCACCGACCTCGCCCGCACCCACGCCCAGCACATGTACATGAACTCGATGGCGCGGGAGTTCCGCGCGAACGCGAACCTGCGCAACCCGCTGAAGCTGCACAGCCTGGCCGAGGCCGCCATCGGCGCCATGGTCGTCGACTCCGGTCTGGACCGGATCGACAAGCTCTTCGACCTCAGCATGGAGCTCAAGAAGGTCCCCACCGGCCGGATCACCATGACCACCATGCCGTGGGTCTACAGCGACCGGCTGGAGGGCAAGGTGGAGCCCAAGGAGGGCGACGCCCAGAAGCTCTTCGCGATGGTCCGCGACGACATCCCGCTCGACGGCAAGGGCCCGGCGAAGGGCGCCACCGCCAAGCCCGCTCCGACGCCGACGCCCACCGCGTCCGCGGTCACCGACCCGGCCGCGTCGCCCGACCGGATCCCCGTGATGGTCCGCAACGCCACCGCCGGCAAGCAGGGCGAGGCGAAGACCCAGGGCCGTGCCGACGCCGTGGCCGCGCTGCTGAACGGCAAGGGCTTCACCAAGGCGCTCGCCGACGGCCAGGAGGCAGCCGAGGACACCACCGTGATCCGTTACGCGGGCCTCGACCAGGCCGGCGACGCGCTGGCCGTGGCCACCGCCCTCGGGCTGCCGGCGACCGCCGTGCAGCGCTCCACGGACGTGTCCGGGGTGACCCTGTTCGTCGGCAAGGACTGGCGCACCGGCGACCGGCCGGCCGCGCCGGGATCCGCGACCGGGGCCGCGGCCGAACCCCCGCCGACCGTGGCGCCCGACTCGGCGCGCCCGCTCAACGGCGACGACAGCGGAGCCTGCATGGAGGTCCAGAAGGGCTTCACCTGGTAG